The proteins below are encoded in one region of Belonocnema kinseyi isolate 2016_QV_RU_SX_M_011 chromosome 5, B_treatae_v1, whole genome shotgun sequence:
- the LOC117173695 gene encoding uncharacterized protein LOC117173695: protein MHAQVSSEGFLATAIVDLVNTQGESKSCRVFLDTGSQANFITESVASFLKLNRKLVDISVSCVENISTEIKHSVSATLKSRFSKYSKNLEFLVLNRITKTMPSVEINRAALEIPKDIFLADPEFYKPSEIDALIGVKLFYKLLCVGQITLKNNPEAVLQKTQLGWIVAGEINSSLSKNHVQCSFVTHSTPLDSNLTKFWEIEEVPSIKLLSQEEQACESHFKNNTQRDPAGRYIVRLPFKENKDKDLAMPGFYLPHHAVIRADDITTKIRFVFNGSTKTSTGVSLNDSLMVGPKIQDDLFILLTRFRSHRFALTADIEKMYRQVLVHPDDASKNFVSPKSRRIWGKIDSPLKKSSGRTPRGTTLSHIGDK, encoded by the exons ATGCACGCTCAAGTTTCCTCCGAGGGTTTTCTTGCCACTGCGATCGTGGACTTAGTCAATACCCAGGGAGAATCCAAGTCTTGTCGAGTATTTTTGGATACTGGATCTCAGGCCAATTTTATCACTGAAAGCGTGGCATCTTTCTTGAAACTAAATAGAAAATTGGTTGATATTTCGGTCTCTTGTGTTGAGAATATTTCCACAGAAATCAAGCATTCAGTTTCAGCAACATTGAAATCTCGTTTTAGTAAATACTCCAAGAATCTCGAATTTCTCGTTCTAAATcgaatcacaaaaacaatgcccTCAGTTGAAATTAATCGTGCAGCCCTTGAAATCCCAAAAGATATATTTCTAGCTGATCCTGAATTCTATAAGCCATCAGAAATCGATGCTCTGATTGGAGTTAAATTGTTTTACAAGCTCCTATGTGTAGGACAAATTACCCTGAAAAACAATCCAGAAGCGGTGCTGCAAAAAACTCAGCTTGGCTGGATTGTCGCTGGAGAAATTAATAGTTCTCTCTCTAAAAATCACGTGCAATGTAGCTTTGTGACCCACTCTACACCTCTCGATTCGAATCTcacaaaattttgggaaatcgaAGAAGTTCcatcaataaaattattgtcccaaGAAGAGCAAGCTTGTGAAtcgcattttaaaaataacactCAACGCGACCCGGCAGGTCGTTACATTGTGAGATTGCCCTTCAAAGAAAATAAAG ATAAAGATCTCGCTATGCCTGGTTTCTATCTTCCCCATCATGCAGTGATACGAGCAGATGATATCACCACAAAAATTCGCTTTGTCTTTAACGGTTCCACGAAAACTTCGACAGGCGTGTCACTGAATGACTCTTTGATGGTTGGTCCTAAAATTCAGGATGACCTTTTCATTCTTTTAACACGATTTCGTTCGCACAGATTTGCGTTGACTGCTGACATCGAAAAAATGTACAGGCAGGTTTTAGTACATCCGGATGatgcttcaaaaaattttgtttcgccAAAATCCAGACGA ATTTGGGGGAAAATCGACAGTCCATTGAAGAAGAGCTCTGGCAGGACTCCACGTGGAACTACACTCTCCCATATAGGAGATAAATAG
- the LOC117173696 gene encoding uncharacterized protein LOC117173696: MKIPRTSFKVQKRIFLVLICLHLVDIPEIEKLYHLKGCLKNEAAQVLASIELSSDNYRVAWDLLKERYDNRKIIRQTHVKALLNLPFISKDFPVRSLVNQIQKHIRALDALKEPVNQWGTLLVEIIKQKLISFIREKWEEASCDSDNSTFKEMLTFLQRRAQFEDNKFHEVTGKSQIVSDKKLTGSRVNNNQRSQHAFVTSTAKSPCAYCQGEHSIYSC, translated from the coding sequence ATGAAAATTCCACGAACATCGTTCAAGGTTCAAAAAAGAATCTTCCTCGTGTTAATTTGCCTTCACTTAGTGGACATCCctgaaatcgaaaaattataCCATTTGAAGGGCTGTCTAAAAAATGAAGCTGCACAAGTTCTCGCGTCCATTGAATTATCGTCGGACAATTACAGGGTCGCTTGGGACTTGCTGAAAGAGCGTTATGACAATCGTAAAATCATTCGCCAAACTCACGTTAAAGCACTATTAAATTTACCATTTATTTCGAAAGACTTCCCCGTTCGCTCGTTGGtcaatcaaattcaaaaacaCATTAGAGCACTTGACGCCTTGAAAGAACCTGTAAATCAATGGGGcactcttttagttgaaattattaagcaaaaattaatttcgttcatTCGTGAAAAGTGGGAAGAGGCTAGCTGTGATTCCGATAACTCCACGTTCAAGGAAATGTTGACCTTCCTGCAGCGTCGTGCTCAGTTCGAAGATAACAAATTTCATGAAGTAACAGGAAAATCTCAAATCGTATCGGATAAAAAACTAACAGGTTCTCGCGTTAATAATAATCAACGTTCGCAGCACGCTTTTGTGACCTCAACGGCAAAATCTCCCTGTGCTTATTGTCAGGGGGAACACTCGATATATAGTTGCTAA